The Miscanthus floridulus cultivar M001 chromosome 7, ASM1932011v1, whole genome shotgun sequence genome includes a region encoding these proteins:
- the LOC136465376 gene encoding uncharacterized protein, whose product MPGKRTWPLGHINLPVCFGTPSNYRKEVLTFEVVRFKRTYHAILGWPCYAKFMVVPNYTYLKLKMSGPNSVITVESTYKHAYDYDVECIKYAEALVEAETLIINLDRLGNKAPDSKRRTGTFEPMVAIKLVPVDPICPDDQALRISATLDII is encoded by the coding sequence atgCCGGGGAAACGTACGTGGCCCCTCGGGCACATCAACCTGCCCGTCTGctttggtactccctccaactaccgcaaggaggtcctcacctttgaggtggttaggTTCAagagaacctaccatgccatcctagggtggccatgctatgccaagttcatggtggtccccaactacacctacctcaagctcaagatgtcgggccccaacagcgtcatcactgtcgagtccacgtacaagcatgcatacgactacgatgtTGAATGCAtcaagtacgccgaggctcttgtggaggccgagaccctcatcatcaacctcgaTCGGCTTGGTAacaaggcgcctgactccaagcgtcgcactGGGACTTTCGAGCCCATGGTGGCCATCAAGCTTGTCCCGGTCGACCCTATCTGCCCCGACGaccaggcgctgaggatcagcgccacccttgacatcatatag
- the LOC136466358 gene encoding protein BZR1 homolog 4-like yields the protein MVTKGVGAGGSGGDDAWARAGDGNGNENGNGSGNGNATVQELLWRERENNRGRERRRRMIAARIFTGLRKHGNYTLPRHCDNNVVLMALCEEAGWTVEADGTTYRMGPSPPAGDDQHMADVGGSSAPVNPPGGASYSLTRASSPSGITLGGGGSSGADPVPAWLKNLSKQLSDNSYPNFFASSSNSNAPATPQNGTPPSSPPRLRKKARYSSPPPVTPPPSPARASNVLPPPLATGAGASSYSFQTSTPPLMSTVTGGRAPGPDPVTLMAGFQISTAAANKAPAYSSFVASGASSLGAGSSASASAWMLPPLPGRSGGGEASSVRGRGGALLSPLGFSFSRSGGEQAGAREEKVMTEKNADEEEGLELTLGNAETRKDRA from the exons ATGGTGACGAAGGGAGTAGGAGCGGGAGGGAGTGGGGGTGACGACGCATGGGCTAGGGCAGGGGACGGGAACGGGAATGAGAACGGGAACGGGAGTGGGAACGGGAATGCGACGGTGCAGGAGTTGCTGTGGCGTGAGCGAGAGAACAACCGGGGCCGGGAGCGCCGTCGCCGGATGATCGCGGCGAGGATCTTCACCGGGCTGCGCAAGCACGGCAACTACACCCTCCCCCGGCATTGCGACAACAACGTCGTGCTCATGGCGCTCTGCGAGGAGGCCGGTTGGACCGTGGAGGCCGACGGCACCACCTACCGCATG GGACCCAGTCCTCCGGCAGGTGATGATCAGCATATGGCCGACGTTGGCGGGTCGTCTGCTCCGGTGAACCCACCAGGCGGAGCTTCCTACAGCCTGACCCGGGCGTCGTCGCCCTCCGGCATCACgctcggcggcggtggcagcagcGGGGCCGACCCCGTTCCGGCGTGGCTCAAGAACCTGTCCAAGCAGCTCAGCGACAACTCGTACCCCAACTTCTTCGCGAGCTCCTCCAACTCCAACGCGCCGGCGACGCCGCAGAACGGCACCCCGCCCTCGTCCCCGCCGCGCCTCCGCAAGAAGGCGCGCtactcctccccgccgcccgtcaCCCCGCCGCCGAGCCCCGCGAGGGCCTCCAACGTGCTGCCGCCTCCGTTGGCCACGGGCGCTGGCGCCAGCAGCTACTCCTTCCAGACCTCCACCCCGCCGCTGATGAGCACCGTCACCGGCGGCCGGGCCCCCGGCCCCGACCCGGTGACCCTGATGGCGGGGTTCCAGATATCCACCGCCGCGGCCAACAAGGCACCTGCCTACAGCAGCTTCGTGGCGTCCGGCGCATCGTCGCTCGGCGCCGGGAGCTCTGCTTCTGCTTCTGCCTGGATGCTGCCGCCGCTGCCGGGACGGAGCGGCGGCGGGGAGGCCTCGTCGGTCCGTGGCCGCGGTGGCGCGCTGCTGTCCCCGCTCGGGTTCTCGTTCAGCAGGAGCGGCGGGGAGCAGGCGGGCGCAAGGGAGGAGAAGGTGATGACTGAGAAGAACGCCGACGAGGAGGAGGGCCTGGAGCTCACCCTGGGGAACGCGGAGACCCGCAAGGACCGCGCTTGA